One window of the Micromonas commoda chromosome 9, complete sequence genome contains the following:
- a CDS encoding predicted protein: protein MGAREQLTWYTPLRKIWEVIGVPIWLTMRLLYHIRFNWLVKFFGLCGFAAFLSPAFLRIAWFYYTDRRVKRNLQYGSAPRNRLDLYLPTGCAFDTEKTEAAVRAADAETDAGRDPASRERHENGGSGGGRPVIVFVTGGMWIIGYKAWGALLAQSLMKQGFIVASLDYRNFPQGTVGEMIQDVGCGIGWVVKRAVALGGDPRRIVVVGQSAGAHLSATAILRQAEWELSGYGLASAWSPSSLAGFVGVSGVYSPDDQSLVDHFHRRGLHREVFHSIMEAGYSGARAEEALPRASPCAILRDQAGVPGLISRQPPVLLCHGSADTSAPPSESAKFAAALRAAGVAEVTEKYYPGKTHTDPFVTDPILGGHDALLEDIVAFVRKGEDALKLPALPRLLPKPLVDIARTMVPF from the exons ATGGGCGCACGAGAGCAGTTGACGTGGTACACGCCCCTTAGGAAGATCTGGGAGGTCATAGGGGTGCCCATATG GCTCACGATGAGACTCCTGTATCACATCAG GTTCAACTGGCTGGTGAAGTTCTTCGGCTTGTGCGGATTTGCGGCTTTTCTCTCCCCCGCGTTCTTGAGGATAGCCTGGTTCTACTACACGGACCGTAGGGTGAAGAGGAACCTGCAGTATGGTTCGGCGCCAAGGAACAGGCTGGACCTTTACCTGCCCACGGGGTGCGCATTTGACACTGAGAAGACGGAGGCGGCAGTGCGCGCTGCAGACGCCGAAACGGACGCGGGGAGGGATCCCGCGTCCAGGGAGAGGCATGAGAacggcggctcgggcggaGGCAGGCCTGTCATCGTCTTCGTCACCGGAGGTATGTGGATCATTGGGTACAAGGCATGGGGTGCGTTGCTCGCGCAGTCACTGATGAAGCAGGGTTTCATCGTGGCGTCCCTGGACTACCGCAATTTTCCTCAGGGCACGGTCGGAGAGATGATTCAGGACGTCGGTTGCGGCATCGGGTGGGTCGTCAAGAGGGCCGTGGCGCTGGGAGGCGACCCAAGAAGGATCGTGGTGGTTGGTCAGAGCGCGGGTGCGCACCTCAGCGCAACGGCGATCCTTCGGCAGGCCGAGTGGGAGCTGAGCGGATATGGTCTGGCCTCCGCGtggtcgccatcctcgctTGCGGGCTTCGTCGGCGTATCGGGTGTGTATAGCCCTGATGATCAGAGCCTGGTGGATCATTTCCATCGCAGGGGGCTACATCGGGAGGTGTTCCACTCCATCATGGAGGCCGGTTACAGCGGTGCaagggcggaggaggcgttgCCCCGAGCTTCACCCTGCGCCATCCTGCGCGATCAGGCGGGCGTTCCCGGGCTCATCTCGCGCCAACCTCCCGTGCTTCTATGCCATGGAAGCGCTGAtacctccgcgccgccctcggagAGCGCTAAATTTGCCGctgcgctccgcgcggctgGCGTGGCAGAGGTGACGGAGAAATATTACCCTGGCAAGACGCACACGGACCCTTTTGTGACTGATCCGATACTTGGCGGGCACGACGCGCTGCTGGAGGACATCGTGGCGTTCGTCCGTAAGGGAGAGGATGCCCTGAAGCTTCCGGCGCTGCCGAGGCTGCTGCCGAAGCCGCTAGTGGACATTGCGAGGACTATGGTGCCGTTTTGA
- a CDS encoding predicted protein — MTHRRVGPPASRPGRAAGSRVRRIVTVRAAGESSISEKLELTADNVEKVLDEVRPYLIADGGDVELVEIDGLVVRLKLNGACGSCPSSTVTMRMGIEKRLMEKIPEIMEVEQIQDEAGGLDLTEENVEATLDEIRPYLAGTGGGQLELVDIEDPIVKVRLTGPAASVMTVRVAVTQKLREKMPSIAAVQLLN, encoded by the coding sequence ATGACCCACCGCAGGGTCGGGCCCCCAGCATCTCGTCCCGGCAGGGCTGCCGGGTCACGTGTCAGGCGTATCGTAACCGTCAGGGCGGCCGGTGAGAGCTCGATCTCCGAGAAGCTGGAGCTCACTGCCGATAACGTGGAGAAGGTGCTGGACGAGGTGCGCCCGTACCTCATCGcggacggtggcgacgtggAGCTCGTGGAGATTGATGGGCTCGTGGTGAGGCTGAAGCTCAACGGAGCGTGCGGTAGttgcccgtcgtcgaccgtCACCATGCGCATGGGTATCGAGAAGAGGCTGATGGAGAAGATCCCGGAGATCATGGAGGTTGAGCAGATCCAGGACGAGGCTGGGGGCCTGGACCTCACCGAGGAAAACGTGGAGGCGACGCTCGACGAGATCAGGCCGTACCTCGCGGGGACGGGTGGAGGACAGCTCGAGCTGGTGGACATAGAGGATCCCATCGTGAAGGTCAGGCTGACAGGACCTGCTGCGTCTGTGATGACCGTGCGCGTGGCCGTGACGCAGAAGCTCAGGGAGAAGATgccgtccatcgccgccgtacAGCTGTTGAATTGA
- a CDS encoding predicted protein — MSSKTFKIAMPEGLDTHDTSPPPLPSWLKGFCVTSKAPSDVRRAGLEVCNLLADGFFKLSYDDVSVPRSMVKPGETEVPYDTAEAILVPGSPGTIFVALRPDNTTVDPVLLARALIEEADHVGAEGWTKTAHTQRIIPVESIAPEMDYLQLAKQIISQRFPEIQPQQEPKKSFAVRYEEHSPAVHLNSAEVQKAVADLVPDSYTVNLENPDLTILMVVAGGSVMMSVVEGYEKLHRFHIHSASYVA, encoded by the coding sequence ATGTCCTCCAAAACGTTCAAGATCGCCATGCCTGAGGGCCTCGATACGCACGATACTTCTCCTCCGCCCCTCCCGAGCTGGCTGAAGGGCTTTTGCGTCACGTCCAAAGCGCCCAGCGACGTGAGAAGGGCCGGCTTGGAAGTGTGCAACCTTCTCGCCGACGGGTTCTTCAAGCTCTCCTACGACGACGTCTCCGTGCCCAGATCCATGGTCAAGCCCGGCGAGACGGAGGTGCCGTACGACACCGCCGAGGCAATTCTCGTCCCCGGCTCACCCGGAACGATCTTCGTCGCGCTGCGCCCCGATAACACCACAGTAGACCCTGTGCTTCTGGCTCGCGCTCTTATCGAAGAGGCTGACCACGTTGGAGCCGAGGGCTGGACGAAGACTGCGCACACACAGCGTATCATCCCGGTTGAGAGCATCGCCCCGGAGATGGACTACCTCCAGCTCGCGAAGCAGATCATCTCGCAGCGCTTTCCCGAGATCCAACCCCAGCAGGAGCCGAAGAAAAGCTTTGCCGTGCGGTACGAGGAGCATAGTCCCGCAGTCCACCTGAACTCTGCCGAAGTGCAAaaagccgtcgccgacctgGTCCCGGACTCGTACACGGTAAACCTCGAGAACCCGGATCTCACCATACTCATGGTCGTCGCGGGTGGTTCCGTGATGATGTCAGTCGTCGAGGGATACGAGAAATTGCACCGCTTCCACATCCACTCTGCGTCGTACGTTGCTTGA
- a CDS encoding predicted protein, which translates to MTTAVHAALGRVWNWLEVNGWTAVATMCVVMFTWTNLAEPMLRRARSLSRQPTRERQIDYAERQKLARERQAEAFKRASEDHAARERERRAREAEELRALGSRVRGRGHRLGTGADEISPRPKPKPKPKDDKDDPFRRLRERNPLAPDASRGHQPTKRVVNTGG; encoded by the coding sequence ATGACGACGGCCgtgcacgcggcgctgggTCGGGTCTGGAATTGGTTAGAGGTTAACGGGTGGACCGCCGTGGCGACAATGTGCGTGGTCATGTTCACGTGGACGAACCTCGCGGAGCCAATgcttcgtcgcgcccggtccCTCTCCCGGCAACCCACCCGGGAGCGTCAAATCGACTATGCCGAGCGCCAGAAACTGGCGAGAGAGAGGCAGGCAGAGGCGTTCAAACGCGCGAGCGAAGATCACGCGGCGAGAGAGCGTGaaaggcgggcgcgggaagCGGAGGAGCTGCGGGCTCTGGGCTCGCGGGTGAGGGGGCGTGGACACAGGCtggggacgggggcggacgAAATTTCCCCGCggcccaagcccaagcccaagcccaaggACGACAAGGACGACCCGTTCAGGAGGCTCCGCGAAAGGAACCCGCTAGCTCCGGATGCCTCTCGCGGGCATCAACCGACGAAGAGGGTGGTAAATACGGGAGGCTGA